One Mycolicibacterium sp. ND9-15 genomic window, CAGAGCTTTGGCAGCTCGGGCCGCCACCGCCTCGAGACGCTTCACCGCCGAGCCGTCGGCAGGCAGTTGCCATGCCGTCAACCACGTGCCGAAGCTGCGTTCGATGACCGCGGCGAGCAGGTCGTCTTTGTCTTTGAAGTGCCAGTAGATCGAGCTGGCCGGCAAGCCGCACTTCGCGCTGACAGCGCCGATGCTGGTGCCTTCGTAGCCGCGCTCCGAGGCGATTTCGGTTGCGGCGTCCAGGATTCGGGCGCGCGAGATTTCTCCGTCGGCGCGTCGCCGCCTCTTGCCGGGGGGTTCGTTGTCGGCCACCGCCTGACCCTTTCCCATGCTTGACTCTGTAGCGTTCACTACGCTACCGTAGTGATCACTACAGAACAAGTGGACCGACCGGAGCCGGCAGTGAGCGATCTGACATGCGACGTGGCGGTGGTCGGCTACGGCCCCACCGGTGCCACTGCCGCGAACCTGCTCGGCCGGCTCGGCCTCAAAGTGGTTGTCGTCGAACGTGATCCCGACGTGTACTCCCGCGCACGCGCCATCTCCACCGATGAAGAGGTACTACGGGTGTGGCAGTCGATCGGTCTGGCCGACCGGCTCCAGCGCGACATGCTGCCCGATCGGCCGGTGGCCTTCGTCGACGCCGAGGGCGTGCCGTTCATCGAGACCGCCATCACCGGCCGCGGCTGCGGGCATCCGCCGCAGCAATTCATCTACCAGCCCGCCATCGACCAGGTGCTGCGCGAAGGCGTCACCCGATTCCCGAATGTCGAGGTGCTCCTCGAAGCCGAATGCCTCCGCGCCCTGAACAAGAGCGACCACGTCGAATTGTTGATCGGCGACCTGCGCGCCGACACCCTGCGCCGGGTCCGCGCTTCGTACGTTATCGCCGCCGATGGTGGCTCCTCACCGACGCGCGGCCTGCTCGGCATCGGCTATACCGGACGCACCTACGGGGAGCGCTGGGTGGTCATCGACACCAAGGTGCTCAAGCGGTGGGATGCCCACGACCGGTTGCGCTTTCATTGCAACCCCGAGCGCCCGACGGTCGACTGTCCCACCCCACTCGGACACCACCGCTGGGAGTATCCCGCCAGCGCGGGCGAGGACGAGAAAGCGCTCGTGAGGGACGACTACGTGTGGAGGGTTCTCAACGATCAGGGCATCACCGACGAACACGTCGAGATCCTGCGCGCGGTGGTCTACAGCCATCATGTCCGCGTCGCCGACCGTTGGCGCGTGGGCCGGGTCTTCCTCGCCGGTGATGCGGCCCACGCCATGCCGCCGTGGATCGGGCAGGGTATGTCGGCCGGCGTACGCGATGCGGCCAACCTGTGCTGGAAGATCGCGGCCGTCGTGCGCGGGCAGGCCCCCGAAGCCCTGCTCAACTCGTACGAGACCGAACGCAAACCCCATGTCACCGAGGTCACCAGGCGTGCCGTCGTCGTCGGCAGGGTCATCACCGAGCGGCGTAGAAGCGTGTGCGCATTGCGCAACCACGTTCTTCGCGTGCTCACCAAGCTTCCCGGCGTACTCAGCGGCGGACAAAAGCTCTACTGGATTCCTGACGCCCGTTACGACGACGGGTTCTTCGCCACGGACCAGCATTCGGCCTCCGGGTGGCAGATCCCGCAGCCCTTGGTGACCGACGACAGCGGCACCACTGTGCGACTCGACGACCTCCTCGGCGGGCAGTGGGCCGTCCTGCACACCGGCCCCGCCCCAGCCGGCAACTCCGCCTGGAAAGCGATCGGCGCCCCGGTGATCTGCTTGGCCGGCCCGCGGGCGACACCATCGCCGGGAATCGTCACCGACTGCAACAACGAACTTCGTACCTGGCTCGTCGCCAAGAACGCAGACGCCGTCGTTGTCCGGCCCGACGGGTTCATCTATGCCGCAGCACGATCCGGGCAGCCGCTGGCACCGCCACCGGTCGGCCTGACCACGTCCTGCCCTTCAGCCACCGTCACCACAACCCGAGAGGGAGTCACCGCATGATCACCGCCGACCTGACCGAACACACCGTCACCGTGAGCGAGAAGCCGATCTTCTACGCCGAAACCGGCTCCGGACCGGCGGTGGTCATGCTGCACGGCGGCGGACCCGGCGCCTCCGGCGTCTCGAACTACTCCCGCAACATCGACGCCCTCGCGGCGCGCTACCGCGTCATCGTCCCCGATATGCCCGGCTACGGCCGCTCGGTCAAGGGTGTCGACCAGTCCGACCCCTTCGGCTATCTCGCCGACATGATCCGCGGCCTCCTCGATCACCTCGACATCGACACTGCGCATCTCATCGGCAACTCCTACGGCGGTGCGGCCGCCCTGCGTCTGGCCCTGGACACCCCGCAGCGGGTGAACAAGTTGGTGTTGATGGGTCCCGGCGGTATAGGCACCACGAGAGGTCTGCCCACCGCGGGGCTGAACAGTCTGCTTGGCTACTACGGCGGCGACGGCCCCAGCCGCGACAAACTTGAGATGTTCATCCGCACTTACCTCGTCTACGACGGCGCATCGGTACCCGACGAACTGATCGACCTGCGCTACGAGGCCTCCATCGACCCCGAGGTGGTGGCCGACCCGCCGCTGCGCCGCCCGTCCGGGCCATTCGCGCTCCGCACGCTGTGGCGCATGGACTTGACCCGCGACCCCCGACTCAAGACGCTGCAAACCCCGACACTGGTGCTGTGGGGTCGCGACGACAAGGTCAACAAACCAGCCGGCGGACCCGCGCTGCTCAACGCCATGCCCCACGCCGAACTGATCATGACCTCGCGGACCGGCCACTGGATGCAGTGGGAACGCGCCGGACTGTTCAACCGGCTTGCCATCGAATTCCTCTCCGCGGGAGGGCTTTTCGTGTCATGACCGACCGCTGCGTGTTCGGGAACGTGCACCTGGGTTACCTCGTCGTGGAGACCGACCGCTTCGCCGACTGGCGCCGCTTCGGCCGCGACGCCATCGGCATGCACCTCGACGACACCCTGCGCGACGTCGTGCGATTCCGGCTCGACGACCACCAGTGCCGGTTTCTGCTGCAACGCGGACCCGCCGAAGATGTCACCGCCGTGGGCTGGCAACTCGACGACCACGCCACCTTCGACGAGATCCTGCGCCGCGTCACCCGCCACGGCGTCCCGGTCACCGACGGCACCGCCGAAGAAGCCGCGCTGCGCGGCGTGGAACGCCTCGTGCGCATCCCGGGACCCAACGGCCTGGCCCAGGAACTGTTCACCCGCGCCCACACCACCCCCGACCCGCTGACCGTGCTCAGCCGCGGCTTCGTCACCGGTAACTCCGGCATGGGCCACGTCGCGATCACCTCGAAGAAGCCGCATCAGATGCGCGGCTATTACGACACCCTGTTGGACGCACGGCTCACCGACTACATCGACGAGACCATCAGTGGCGTCAAGCTCAAGATCCGGTTCCTACGGGTGAACGAGCGACACCACTCCATCGCGATCGCCGCAGTGAACCGGTTGCCGCTCAACCCGATCCGCACCCGTATCCAGCACCTCAACATCCAAGCCGCCGACCTCGACGACGTGACCGCCGCCTACCAGCGGGTCAAGGAGCTCGGCTTCGCCATGGCGCTGTCGATGGGCCAGCACACCAACGACAGGGAACTGTCCTTCTACGCGATGACCCCGTCCGAATTCGAATGGGAAGTCGGGTGGAATCCCGTGGTCATCGACGAACAAACCTTCGAACCCGCTACCTATCGGGGCATCAGCATCTGGGGCCACACCCCCGAGGGACAGACCATCATCGACAAGCTGCACCAGTTCAAGACCGGCGCCCAGTCGCTGCTGCGCCGCGAAGACGCCGTGCCCGCCCTCGCCGGCGCCGGCATCCCCGACAACTGACACCGCGAAAGAAGACGTTCCAGCGTGACTCGCATCGACACCCACCACCACGCCATACCGCCCTTCTACCGAGACGCGCTGCGCAAGGCCCGCATCGACGACGCCGGCGGCCGCGCCCTGCCCGACTGGAGCCCCGAGGCGTCCCTGCAGGCAATGGACGAGCTCAACGTATCGACCGCGATCCTGTCGGTGTCCACACCAGGCACCACCTTCCTGTCCGCGGGAGGCGACGCCGCAGCGTTGGCTCGCGATCTCAACGACTACGGCGCCCAACTCGTCGCCGACAACCCCGCACGATTCGGCTTCTTCGCCACCATCCCCATGCCTCACATCGGCGAATCCGCCGCTGAGGCCGCCCGCGCTCTGGACACGCTGCACGCCGACGGCGTGGTGCTGCTGGCCAACAACGCCGGCACCTACCTGGGCCAAGACGGCCAAGACGACCTGTGGGCGGCCCTCGACGAGCGCTCAGCCGTCGTGTTCGTCCACCCGGCCGACCTACCGGGCCCGACCGTCCCCGGCGTGCAGCCGTTCGCCGCGGACTTCCTCCTGGACACCACCCGCGCGGCGTATCTCCTGGTGCGCAACGGAATACGCCGCAAGTATCCGAACATCAGATTCATCCTCAGCCACGCCGGTGGGTTCGTGCCCTATGCCAGCCACCGCATGGCCGTCGCCATCGCAGGTGACACCGGCGCCAGCCCCGCCGACAGCCTCGACGACTTCGCGAGCTTCTACTTCGACACCGCGCTGTCCTCCAGCGCCGCAGCACTACCCACGCTGCTCGCCTTCACCAAACCCGGCCGCATCACCTTCGGCTCCGACTGGCCCTTCGCACCGCTGCCCGCGGGCAAGCTCTTCGCCGCCGGCCTGGAGGTTTACCCAGCCATCGATACGCAGACCCGTTCTGCCATCGAACACGACAACGCACTCGCCCTATTCCCGCGGCTCGGAACCTTTCCAGCACACACGCCGCCGGCACCACGCGCGCGGATCCGGTATGCGGTCAGTCGGACGGTGATGCGCGGAGTTGCCAGACTCATCGACACCCGGTAGCTCACGCCTTGACGGCGCTCACCAGGCTTATCGTGCTGATCATCGTCGCCGCTTCGGAGTCCTCCGCCGGTACCGGACGACCGTGCGCACGCAGATAGTCCGGCAGTGGTGTGGCCTCGGTATGCCAGCCGCGGGCGCCGAACCACTGCGCGGCGGGCTCGTGCTGTTCGTTGTAGACCAGGTTGAAGAACGTGTTCTCGTCGCCGGCGGCGCGCTCCTCTTCCTGCTTGGCTTGAAACGCTGCGGCGTCCATCGGCGTCGCTTCCTCCACGGCGGCGTGGCTGCCGCGTGCGGCCAGGGAGTCGATGCCGGTGAACAGCTGGAGTTGGGCCTCGGCGGGCAGATAGATCAGGAGCCCCTCGGCAATCCAGGCCGATGGCTTCCCCGCGTCGAAGCCGTTGTCGCGCAGGGCTTGTGGCCAGTCGTCGCGGAGGTCGACCGGAATCTCGCGGCGTTCCGCGCGCGGGGTGTGTCCGGCGAGCGTCTGGCGTTTGAACTCGAGCACCTGCGGTTGGTCCAACTCGAACACCACGGTGCCGTCGGGCCACTCGAGGCGATACGCGCGCGAGTCCAGACCCGCGGCCAGCAGCACGACCTGGGGAATACCCGCGGCGCCGGCCCGGCGGAAGTAGTCGTCGAAGTAGCGGGTGCGAACGCCCTGGAAGTTGACGAAGTCCACACCGAACTCCGACCTGAGCGCATGCTCGGGGGCTCCCCCGTCGAGCAGTGCGGCCCACTCCCCACCCGCCGACCGGCAGAACACCGCTGCGAACGGGTCGACCGCGACCGGATCGGCCTTCTGCGCCTCCAGTGCGCGGGCGGCCGCGACGAACAACGCCGTCGAGCCCACGCTGGTGGTGATGTCCCAGCTGTCGTCATCGGTACGCATGTACTTGTTTGTACGCCACCAACCTGGCAGCCACCGCGTCTAGTGGGCATCGAGATCGCAAAACCGCCATTTGCGAGGCTATTTCGCGATCCGGGTGCACACAGGCGGGCCGCGCCCGGCGCGCGACCTAGACCAATGGGCGGCCCATGCGAACGCGCCAGTCCAGATCCTTGAGCAGCACGTTGAACGGGAACTGCCGGACGAAGCGCGGCATCACGTTGTTGACGCGGCCCAGCGCGGCCATCATGCGGTTGAACCGGCGCTGTTTGGCCGCGTCCCACGGTAGCCCCATCTCGTCGCGGAACCGCTGGGGAAGAAAGCCTGTCGTGATGAAGAGGTTGACGGCATCCGTGCGCTTCTGCAGCCACGCCGGAACCTTGACGTTGCCGATCCGGCCCGCGGCGATCGGCCACAGGTACTCGCGCACCGCTTCGTCGATGTGCACCTTGTCGAGCGACTCCTGCCAGTACTCGTCGAAGGCCTTGCGGTCGGCCGGCCACATCTCCGCGGGCACCTGCAGCGTGGTCCCCAGCGCAGCGCCGTCACGATAGTGGCGGTCCGCGGACTCGTCATCCATCTCGCCGACGAAGATCCGGTACACGTCGACGAAGCCCTTGTACAGGCATGCGGCCACCCACAGCTGCAGGTCCCTGCTGAACGCGCTGTATTCGACCGGGCTGTCCGGCAGCGAGTACACCTCGGCGTGCGACCGGTTGATCGCGCGCCGGTACGTCGCCTTCTGCTCGTCGCTGCCCGCGAGCGCGACGGCGAGGTACGTGAACGTGGTCCGCGCCCGCTTGATGGGGTGCCGGTCGGCGCGGCCACTCTCGACCCGGCTGTCCTTAACGCCGTAGCCGACGCCGGGCCGCGCGAGCTCCATGATCACGTTGGCCGGCCCGGACAGCAGCCCGATGCCGAGCATGGCGTCCTCCGGAGCGACGTCTCGCCGCAGCCGCACCCCGGGCAGGACCGGATCGTTGACCGCTCGTCCGACGTGGTCGATCGGCTCGGAGACCATGAGAGACCCCTATCGCGCAAAAGTGAGAACAGGTGTTTCCTGATATTGCCCCCGGTCGAAGCCGGGTGTCAAGATGGCGTTGTGGCACAGGTCCGTCCGTATCGCGGCGTCGACGCGAGCGAGCGTCTCGCGCAGCGCCGGCGCCGCCTGCTCGAGGCGGGCCTCGACCTGCTCGGCGCAAGCGGCCAGGATCCCGCCGACTTGACGGTGCGGGCGATCTGCGCCGAGGCGGGGCTAGGTGTCCGCTACTTCTATGAGTCGTTCACCGACAAGGACGACTTCGCCGGCCAGGTCTACGACTGGGTGATAGCCGACATCGCGGCGACGACCCAGGCTGCGGTCGCCGCGGTGCCCGTGCGGGAACAGTCACGTGCGGCGATGGCGAACATCGTGCGCACCGTCGCCGCCGACCAGCGTGTGGGTCGTCTGGTGTTCAGCGTTCAACTGTCCAATACGGAGATCGTGCGCAAGCGCGCGGAGTCCACTGCCCTGTTCGCGACGTTGCTATTCCAACACGCAGGCGCGCTCGAGACCGAACTCGACGAGGCAACAGCGCATTTCGCCGTCGGTGGAGTCCGCCAGACCATCAGCGCATGGCTGGCGGGCACGCTTCGACTCGACTGGGACGAGCTTGTCGACCGGCTCGCGGGCGGCATCGACGCGCTCTCGGGCCTGCAGACGTCCGGGAACCGCTAGGCGGTCACCCTGGGGCGCCGGTCGGCGGCCGTCTTCGGCGTCGCACCCGCATCGCTGTCGGTGAACTCCCTGGTCCAGCAGGCGAATTCGAGCGTGATGCCGTCGGGGTCGAGGAAGTAGAACGATCGGACGTAGACGCCGGGATGCACGGTCGGCGAGACCTGCGCCTCGCTCTCGTCGTGGTTGAGCACCGGACCGACCCGCACACCCTTGTCCTTGAGGCGCTGCCGGTACTCGTCGAACCTCTCGGCAGGCACGTGGAAAGCCAGGTGGTTCATCGTGCTGACCGCGCTGACGATGTCGCCGATCCCCGGAATCGCCTCTGGCGAGGAAATGCCCGGCACTCGGTCCGGCGCATCGGCGAACCAGAAGAACGCCACACAGTCGCCGTTGCCCGCGTCGAAGAAAAAGTGCTGCCCCATGCCTCCCGGCAGATCGAGCGACTTGATCAGCGGCATCCCGAGAATGTTGCTGTAGAAGTCGACGGTCTTCGCCATGTCCGAGCACACCAATGCCACATGATTGATACCGCCGAGCTGGAACTCGGAGTTTGGATTGTCGGGCCTGATCACCTGGCGCCTCCTAAGGCGAATCTCTGGCCAGAAACGCAAATCGAATTTAGCATCAGGTGCAATCTCGAGCAATGACGAACGGACCGGCACTGGTATGACCATCGTCCCGCGCGTCCCCCTGCCGCTCACGGTGGTCGACGACATCACCGAAACTACTCAACCACAGAACTTTTGGGTCGGTGAGGACTACCCGACGGACCACCGGGGGCCGAAGTGACCAGAACACCCTCGAACACCGCAACACCGGGTGTCATCCGAGAGTTCATCGGCCTCGACTCCCCCACCGCCCGCCGCGCCGGCGCCGGTGGCCACCCGTGTCAGGGTCTCTATCACCGGGGAGTCGGCCGCAAGCCAAAGGTGGCGATGATCGCCACGCATTACCAGATCGACTTCTCCGAGCACTATCTCGCCGACTACATGGCCACCCGCGGCATCGGCTTCCTCGGCTGGAACACCCGCTATCGCGGGTTCGAGAGCAGTTTTCTGCTCGACCACGCGCTGGTCGACATCGGCGTCGGGGTGCGTTGGTTGCGGGAGGTGCAGAGAGTGGAAACGATTGTGCTGCTCGGAAATTCCGGTGGCGGGTCATTGATGGCGGCGTACCAGGCACAAGCCGTTGACCCTCATGTCACGCCGCTGCAGGGCATGCGCCCTGCGGCGGGGCTCACCGACCTGATGTCCGCCGACGGCTATGTCGCCACCGCCGCACATCCGGGCCGCCCAGACGTGCTCACCGCCTGGATGGACGGCGCTGTGATCGACGAAACAGACGCGGTGGCAAGCGATCCTGAACTCGACCTCTTCGACGAACGTAACGGACCCCCGTTCTCGGCAGGGTTCGTCGAGCGGTACCGAGCCGCCCAGGTCGCGCGCAACCACGCGATAACCGACTGGGCCGAAGCCGAACTCGAGCACGTGCGCGCAGCCGGCTTCTCCGACCGTCCGTTCACGGTGTTGCGGACGTGGGCGGACCCGCGGATGGTGGATCCGACACTGGAGCCGACGAAACGACCGGCGAACATGTGCTATGCCGGAGTGCCGGTGCAGGCCAACCGATCTGCGCGCGGCATCGCGGCGGCATGCACGCTGCGGAACTGGATCGGCATGTGGAGCCTGCGACACGCCCAGACCCGCGCCGAACCACACCTCAACCGCATCGCCTGCCCCGCGCTGGTCATCAACGCCGATCAGGACACCGGCGTGTACCCGTCCGACGCACAGCACATCTTCGAGGCGCTGGCCAGCACGGACAAGACGCAGTGCTCGATCGACACCGACCACTACTTCACCACTCCGGGTGCGCGCACCGAGCAGGCCGATACGATCGCCAAGTGGATCGCGAAGCGATGGCGCTGAGAGTCCTCGCCCATTTCGTCCCCGGCGATAAGGCCGTTGATTTCGTTGCACCAGAGTCGGATTGGCTCGACATTCGGTACTGCGCGGAGAACGACGACACGACTTTCTACCGGGAGCTTCCCGAGGCCGAGGTGATCTGGCACGTGCTACGGCCGATCTCCGGTGACGACCTCGCCAAGGCTCAGCGCTGTCTACTGGTACACAAGATGGGCGCCGGGGTCAACACCATCGACGTGGACGCCGCCACCGGTCTGGGCATCGCGGTCGCCAACATGCCCGGGGCGAACGCTCCGTCGGTAGCAGAGGGCGCCGTGCTGATGATGCTGGCCACGGTGCGCCGGCTGACCGAACTCGACCGCATCACGCGCGAGGGCCGGGGCTGGCCGTCCGATCCGAGCCTGGGCGAGACGGTGCGCGACATCGGCGGCTGCACCGTGGGTTTGATCGGTTACGGCAACATCGCCAAGAGGGTGGAGCGGATAGTCCAGGCGATGGACGCGGAGGTTTTGCACACCAGTACCCGCGACGACGGCCATCCCGGTTGGCGTGCACTGCCCGACCTGCTCGCCGCCAGCGACATTGTCTCGCTGCATCTTCCGCTGACCGAGTCGACCGCAGGCATGATCGACAGTGCAGCGCTGAGCCTGATGAAACCCGGTGCGGTGCTGGTCAACACCAGCCGCGGCGCCATCGTCGACGAGATGGCCCTCGTCGACGCGCTGCTGGCGGACACGTTGGCGGGCGCCGGCCTGGACGTCTTTGCGACCGAACCCATTGCGCCCGGCAATCCGTTGCTCCGACACGACAACGTTGTACTGACCCCGCACGTGAGCTGGTACACCGCCGACACCATGCGGCGGTACCTGAGGCAGGCGGTGGACAACTGCCGCCGGTTGCGGGACGGCCGTGGATTAGCCGATGTCGTGAACGGTATCGTGACTCCCAACCGACCGGTTAATAGGGAGACTCCGTCACAGTGAGGTGCAGGTATGCCCATCGCCATCAGCCCTGAGCACAACGACCTGGCCGACTCGGTGCGGTCCTTCGTCGCGCGGGTGGCGCCCTCCGAGGTGCTACACGAGGCGCTCGAGACACCGATTCCCAATCCGCCGCCCTATTGGAAGGGCGCTGCCGAACAGGGTCTGCAGGGCGTGCACCTGCCCGAAGCCGTTGGCGGACAGGGGTTCGGCGTTCTCGAGTTGGCCATCGTCGTCGCCGAGTTCGGCTATGGGGCGGTGCCGGGACCGTTTGTGCCGTCGGCCATCGCCAGCGCACTGATCGCCGCACACGACCCCGACGCGGCCATCCTCGCAGACCTGGCGTCCGGCGAGACCATCGCGGCCTACGCCATCGATTCCGGCCTGACCGCCACCCGGCACGGCGAAGGCGACGCCGCCGGCCTGGTCATCCGCGGCGAGGTGCGCGCCGTACCCGCCGCCGAGCAGGCGTCGGTGCTGGTGCTGCCGGTCGCGATCGAGAGCGGTGAGGAGTGGGTGGTCCTCGACGCCGACCAACTCGAGATGGAACCGGTCAAGAGCCTCGACCCGCTGCGCCCGGTGGCGCACGTGCGCGCCAACGCCGTCGAGGTCGCCGACGAGCGGGTGCTGGGCAACCTGAGCCGCCCGCTGGCGCGGACGCTGATCTCGACGCTGCTGTCCGCGGAGTGCATCGGTGTGGCACGTTGGGCCACTGACACCGCGGCCGCATACGCCAAGATCCGCGAGCAGTTCGGCAGGCCCATCGGCCAGTTCCAAGCCATCAAGCACAAGTGCGCGGGGATGATCGCCGATACCGAGCGGGCCACCGCCGCGGTCTGGGATGCGGCTCGGGCCATCGACGAGTACCGCGAAACCGGCGCTGCAGAAAGTGCTTTCGAGTTCGCCGCGGCCGTCGCGGCCACCCTGGCGCCCGAGGCTGCCCAGCACTGCGCCCAGGATTGCATCCAGGTGCACGGCGGCATCGGCTTCACCTGGGAACACGACACCAATGTCTACTACCGGCGTGCGCTGGTCCTGGCGGCCGGTTTCGGTCGACACGCCGACTACCCGCAACAGCTCGTCGACGTGGCCACCAGCACCGGGATGCGCAAGCTCGACATCGACCTCGATCCGGACACCGAGAAGCTGCGTGCCGAGATCCGGGCGGAAGTCGCTGCGCTGAAAGACATCCCGCGCGAGGAACGCAACGTCGCGATCGCCGAGGGCGGCTGGGTGCAGCCACACCTGCCCAACCCGTGGGGACGCGCGGCCGGTCCCGTCAAGCAGATCATCATCGCCCAAGAGTTCGACACCGGCCGGGTCAAGCGCCCGCAGATGGGGATCGCGGCGTGGATCATCCCCTCGATCGTCGCGTTCGGCACCGACGAGCAGCAACAGCGCTTCCTACCGCCGACGTTCCGCGGCGAAATGATCTGGTGCCAGCTGTTTTCCGAGCCCGGCGCCGGATCCGACCTGGCCAGCCTGACCACCAAGGCCACCAAGGTCGACGGCGGCTGGCGCATCACCGGGCAGAAGATCTGGACCACCGGCGCGCAGTACTCGCAGTGGGGGGCGCTGCTGGCAAGAACGGACCCGAGCGCACCGAAACATAATGGCATCACCTACTTCCTGCTCGACATGGCCAGCGACGGCGTCGAGGTCAAGCCGCTGCGCGAACTGACCGGCAACGCGATGTTCAACACCGTGTTCATCGACGACGTATTCGTGCCCGACGAGTTCGTCCTGGGCGAGGTCAACCGCGGCTGGGAGGTCAGCCGTAACACGCTCACCAACGAGCGGGTGTCGATCGGCAGCAGCGAGCCGCCGTTCCTGGCCAGTCTGGCCGAGTTCGTCAAGTTTCTCCAAGACGGTCAGTTCGACCAGATCGAGCAGAACCACGCGGGCAGACTGATTGCCGAGGGGCATGCCGCCAAGGTGCTCAACATGCGGTCGACGCTGCTCACGCTCGCCGGTGGCGATCCGATGCCGGCCGCGGCGATCTCGAAGCTGCTGTCGATGAAAACCGGCCAGGGCTACGCGGAGTTCGCGGTGTCCTCGTTCGGCACCGACGCCGTGATCGGCGACCCGCAGCAGGAGCCCGGCCGGTGGGCCGAGTACCTGCTCGGCAGCCGGGCCACCACGATCTACGGCGGGACGACCGAAGTGCAACTCAACATCATCGCCGAACGTCTCCTCGGACTGCCGCGCGACCCGTAAAAGCGTTTCGCACTGCGGCGTAACCTGAATGCGACGGTTGCGTTCGAGCGGTTGGTGGAAGTCATGAGGGTCCTTTGCACCCGCATTGCCCGCGCCGCGGTCGGCGCCGCGGCTTTCGGCGGACTGTTACTGACGCCGACGGTTCTCGCCGGCCCACCGGCGTCGCAACAGCAAACGGCCCCCTGCTACCCAGGCGTTATCCCCGGTAACCCGTGGACGACGTCGTGCAACTTCGGGCCGCGGCCGCCCAAGATCCGCGGTGGCACGCCCGACCAAACCGCGGTGATCGCCTGCCGCGACATCCCCGGTTGTTTGTCGGCGTATGTCAACGGCCCCTGGTAGGCGTTTTGATGAACCCACTTACGGCAATCCCGAAGTCATGACCGACGACGTCGAGAAGCGATGGGACCGGCCGCGGGCATTCCGCGCTGCTGCCACCTACGTGGCCGTGGTTGTCGCCGTGGCGGCGCTGGCCTTCGTCCTCTATGCGGTCGTGTCGAAGACATCGGTCGTCGCGGCGTCGACCGTCCCCCTGATTCTCTTCCTCGGTGGGGTGGGCGCGTTCGTGAGAACCTACCGCGAGTGGAAGGCGAAAGGTACCTGGGTGCAGTGGCAGGGCGCCGGATGGTTCC contains:
- a CDS encoding VOC family protein, which gives rise to MIRPDNPNSEFQLGGINHVALVCSDMAKTVDFYSNILGMPLIKSLDLPGGMGQHFFFDAGNGDCVAFFWFADAPDRVPGISSPEAIPGIGDIVSAVSTMNHLAFHVPAERFDEYRQRLKDKGVRVGPVLNHDESEAQVSPTVHPGVYVRSFYFLDPDGITLEFACWTREFTDSDAGATPKTAADRRPRVTA
- a CDS encoding alpha/beta hydrolase; the protein is MTRTPSNTATPGVIREFIGLDSPTARRAGAGGHPCQGLYHRGVGRKPKVAMIATHYQIDFSEHYLADYMATRGIGFLGWNTRYRGFESSFLLDHALVDIGVGVRWLREVQRVETIVLLGNSGGGSLMAAYQAQAVDPHVTPLQGMRPAAGLTDLMSADGYVATAAHPGRPDVLTAWMDGAVIDETDAVASDPELDLFDERNGPPFSAGFVERYRAAQVARNHAITDWAEAELEHVRAAGFSDRPFTVLRTWADPRMVDPTLEPTKRPANMCYAGVPVQANRSARGIAAACTLRNWIGMWSLRHAQTRAEPHLNRIACPALVINADQDTGVYPSDAQHIFEALASTDKTQCSIDTDHYFTTPGARTEQADTIAKWIAKRWR
- a CDS encoding TetR/AcrR family transcriptional regulator, which encodes MAQVRPYRGVDASERLAQRRRRLLEAGLDLLGASGQDPADLTVRAICAEAGLGVRYFYESFTDKDDFAGQVYDWVIADIAATTQAAVAAVPVREQSRAAMANIVRTVAADQRVGRLVFSVQLSNTEIVRKRAESTALFATLLFQHAGALETELDEATAHFAVGGVRQTISAWLAGTLRLDWDELVDRLAGGIDALSGLQTSGNR
- a CDS encoding 2-hydroxyacid dehydrogenase, which codes for MALRVLAHFVPGDKAVDFVAPESDWLDIRYCAENDDTTFYRELPEAEVIWHVLRPISGDDLAKAQRCLLVHKMGAGVNTIDVDAATGLGIAVANMPGANAPSVAEGAVLMMLATVRRLTELDRITREGRGWPSDPSLGETVRDIGGCTVGLIGYGNIAKRVERIVQAMDAEVLHTSTRDDGHPGWRALPDLLAASDIVSLHLPLTESTAGMIDSAALSLMKPGAVLVNTSRGAIVDEMALVDALLADTLAGAGLDVFATEPIAPGNPLLRHDNVVLTPHVSWYTADTMRRYLRQAVDNCRRLRDGRGLADVVNGIVTPNRPVNRETPSQ
- a CDS encoding acyl-CoA dehydrogenase, coding for MPIAISPEHNDLADSVRSFVARVAPSEVLHEALETPIPNPPPYWKGAAEQGLQGVHLPEAVGGQGFGVLELAIVVAEFGYGAVPGPFVPSAIASALIAAHDPDAAILADLASGETIAAYAIDSGLTATRHGEGDAAGLVIRGEVRAVPAAEQASVLVLPVAIESGEEWVVLDADQLEMEPVKSLDPLRPVAHVRANAVEVADERVLGNLSRPLARTLISTLLSAECIGVARWATDTAAAYAKIREQFGRPIGQFQAIKHKCAGMIADTERATAAVWDAARAIDEYRETGAAESAFEFAAAVAATLAPEAAQHCAQDCIQVHGGIGFTWEHDTNVYYRRALVLAAGFGRHADYPQQLVDVATSTGMRKLDIDLDPDTEKLRAEIRAEVAALKDIPREERNVAIAEGGWVQPHLPNPWGRAAGPVKQIIIAQEFDTGRVKRPQMGIAAWIIPSIVAFGTDEQQQRFLPPTFRGEMIWCQLFSEPGAGSDLASLTTKATKVDGGWRITGQKIWTTGAQYSQWGALLARTDPSAPKHNGITYFLLDMASDGVEVKPLRELTGNAMFNTVFIDDVFVPDEFVLGEVNRGWEVSRNTLTNERVSIGSSEPPFLASLAEFVKFLQDGQFDQIEQNHAGRLIAEGHAAKVLNMRSTLLTLAGGDPMPAAAISKLLSMKTGQGYAEFAVSSFGTDAVIGDPQQEPGRWAEYLLGSRATTIYGGTTEVQLNIIAERLLGLPRDP